One Diospyros lotus cultivar Yz01 chromosome 1, ASM1463336v1, whole genome shotgun sequence genomic window carries:
- the LOC127795222 gene encoding uncharacterized protein LOC127795222 yields the protein MASLNIFFTPAVTTGRVYAATAAKSSGGSEEKGLLDWILGGLQKEDQLLETDPILKKVEEKNGGRKNSVAVPPKKKNNGGGFGSLFAKK from the coding sequence ATGGCGTCGTTGAACATATTCTTTACGCCGGCTGTGACCACCGGGAGAGTGTACGCCGCCACGGCGGCGAAGAGCTCCGGTGGAAGTGAGGAAAAGGGGCTGCTCGATTGGATTCTTGGGGGTTTGCAGAAGGAAGACCAGCTGCTGGAGACGGACCCGATTCTGAAGAAGGTGGAGGAGAAGAATGGCGGGCGGAAGAACTCGGTGGCCGTTCcgccgaagaagaagaacaacgGCGGCGGCTTTGGCAGCCTTTTCGCCAAGAAATGA